AAGGCACGTTGAATACTATTCACATTGCCCTAATTTCCGTTTGGACAGCGCTTATTTTGGCTTGTGCGCTTTTGATAATTTATCCGGTACCAGGGACAAATATATGGATCACTTTGGCTAGTCCTTTGTTCGCAGGTTTGACTGCTCCTTTACTGGGACCTTTAGGTGGAACAATTTCTGGTTTAATCTTTGGTTTGGCAGTTCCTTACGTCAATCCTGCAACAGGCGGGCTAGGCGCACTTACTTTTCTAGCCCCCACACTAGGAGCTCTAATCAGCGGCTTGGTTCTATTCAATCGTTGGAAAGAAGCCACTTTGATCTTCATTTGTGAAGTTGCCATATGGTTTGCTCATCCATTCGCTTGGTATCAATTTATGCCCATTGTTACTTGGGGATATTGGTTGTCGCTTATCTTCATAATTGTGCCTCCTATTAGGAGGTGGATTATCGTTTCCATAGTGTCTAGAGACGCGAGACGGTTGCCTGTGGCTCTTTGGTGCATTGCTTGGCTGTCCCGTGTGGGCGGTGACACAATAACGGGTAACAATATCGCGGTTTGGGTTTTAGGCTGGACTTATGATATGTATGCTTTCTGGGCGCCTATGACATTGTACTATGCAATAGCCGACTTCTTAACTTGTCTTGCAGCAGCAGTAATAGGCACTTCTATCCTTCTAGCGCTGAAGAGAAGCGGCATAAAAACAATTGCTATCGATATGTTTGAGCCCTTATGGAAGACAAAACGACCAAAATAACAATTTTATAGACACGATGTGGTTATCAACAATTCGAACAGACGGGAAGGATACCCTTTGAATGTTAAGGCGAGGGAAGGCGAACTGATAGAGAATTTGAGTGGATCAATTTTTGATGTGAAAGGTCTAATCCACCCTCCTAGAAGAATTGTAGCTTTCATTCGTTTCGTTCCCGACCCGAAGGGTGATCGTAAACGAGGCAAAATGAGGTATCGGAAGGTTTACGCTCTTTCCAGACGTTACGTCTTGCTCCAGAAGGCTTTCCCAACCTATCTGATGTACGATTCAGTTTTTGATGAACACCTTTGCGAAGTACCAGTTAAAGCGATTAAGCATCATTACAAGCCGGTTGATCGTTTGATTGAACTTCGGCACTGCAATGAACTAGACAAGGTTGAAAGTCAAACGTTTCAGTTTGCTGAGCTTCTGAAAGAATCAGCAAATATTGAATGGGACAAAATCGGCATTTCAGGCTCAGTTCTAGTTAAGCTTCACAAGCCTGACTCAGACATCGATCCTATCGTTTATGGATCAGAAAACTGTCGTAAAGTGTACTTGACTTTGAAAGGCTTGTTAGAAGACGAGAAAAGTGCCGTTGACCCCTATAACTTGGAGGAATTGAGGAAATTATTCGATTTCCGTTCGAGGGACACCGCCATGTTGTTCGAAGATTTTGTTCGAACAGAGTCTAGGAAGGTTATGCAGGGCAAGTTTCTGCAACGTGACTATTCCATGCGCTTTGTGAAGGACTGGAATGAGATTGAGGAGCAGTATGGCACAACTCGTTATGTTAATGAAGGTTATGCCAGAGTCAAGGCTAGCGTGATAGACGATTCTGAATCGATCTTCACTCCATGCCATTACAAGATCAGCCATGTAGAGCTTCTTGAGGGAATCCATCTTGAGCCAATTAAGGAAATTGTGTCCTTCCGAGCAAGATTTTGTGAACAAGCCAGAAACGGTGAAACTGTGATTGCGCAGGGCAAGGTTGAGCGAGTGCAAAAGGAGGGAACAGAGGAATACTACAGATTACTTATCGGAGGTAACGTTTCAGACTATGTGATCTTAGTCTAGTCGCCCAACGTTTAGATGCTGAAGAGATGAATTTTCGTAAGTAAAGGCCAACATATGATTCTTATATACAAAACTCGACATAGACAATCAACATGAAATTAACGCAGGTTCCGCAAGGAACGATCATAGAAATCCGAGTGAAGCCCAAGTCAAGGCAGTTTAGGATGAAGCTAAACGATGAACTTGTGATATTTTGCCGGGAGACTCCGGTCAAGGGAAGAGTGAACAAGGAGCTGGTGAAACAGCTTTCAAGGCTGTTCAAGAAAAAAGTCGAAATCATTTCTGGCTTTACTTCGAAGCAAAAGAGGGTTCTAGTCAGAGATGCTGAAGTGAAAGAAGTTGAGAAATTACTAAAACATGGAGCATAATGCTATTCTTGTGAGGAAAACAGCATTTTTCGTTTTTTAGCATGACGCGACGGAGAAAACTTAAAACGACAGAACGAATTATTGCATGATGCTCTGGAATGCGGCTCCGGTAGAAGAAGGGAAAATCTTCCTCTTCTGCCAAATATAGCCAGGTTAAACATGCATATGCATGGACCAAGTATTCCGGCCTTTCGCCACTAAAAATGGAAGAAAGCCGGAGACCCGGGTTCGAATCCCGGCCGGAGCACCTCTTATTCCACACACACTTTCAACACGTCTGTCATATTTAGGTCATAGTAGTGGTTCATACACAACTGCGACTACTGAGGAGAATTCCTTGGTTAATGTTGTATTGGTTTGAATGTCGAGTAACTCAGCTTCAAGAAATAAACGCCCTATGGGAAACTGCACCCACATGCATGCATCTTTAATAAAGCTACCGTTCTCTTTTGAATTAAGGCGACATTCAATGTTTCAAGGACGGAAAGCTAGAATGATGAAGGGTCGGTTAATATCTTTCGTTTTATTGTTCTTGCTGTTTGGAATGTCTGGAAGCGAAAAGAGCACTTCTTCTGAACTCTCCGCCGATGCCATGGTGGAGTTAACAGGCTATCTGGAAACGATTTCACAAGGGTGGGATCAGACAGCGGTTGACTCGGCAAACGCGATATTGAGCAATGCTTCATATGATTTTGATGCATGGGAAGATTTCTTTTCAGAATACTTTAGCAACAATTCCTTTACTGACGATCTTAGGAGCTATCTTGGGTATCCTGTTTTCTGGTGGTTTAGCTACGAGGCTCATTACAACTTGCAGGAGGGATTAATCAACCCCCTCATTAACAACACCGAAGGCATCATAAAAACTTATGAAGGAAATTTGAGCGATTCTTTGAGCAGTGATACTAACCTACTACAAACCCTGATGAACTCGCTCAGATTTCTAAATGACATGGTGCGCCCATTTGCAGTCATTAATGAAACCAGCAAAAACAGAATATTCAACTTCTACAAAGGATTGGTAAACACGTATCCAAATTTTTTGAAGAAAGAAGTCACTTTCAACGTGGGGAGTGAGCCTTACCTTGCAACAGTGAGAGCTCAAGTTTACGCAAATCTAAGAGATACATTGCCGTTGACACTCGAAATCAAGAGTGAAACTGCACAAACCATCAATCTTACCCAATTACACCTCAACACTTGGAACGATTTCTCCGTTCTGGTCTGTGACAATAACGGATTCGATATCAAACAACTCGATGTCATTTATGACACTCTGAAAGAAATCCCTCTGAACCTACACAATCTAGGAATCGTTACTCAAAACGATTTGCTTGGTAACACTGGAGAAAAATATCAGTGGTTAGCCGTGGAATCTGGCATTAACATTTTTGATATCAAGGTTGGCTCAATTACGGAAAATGGGTTCCCAAACGATGTAACGCCGAAATATTCAGATGTCTTTTCGATTGTTCTGATCCATGAAATCAACCATGTAGTCGATGCCTGGTGGATATCAAATAGCAACACTCTTGATAATCGCAAAATGGATTTGATCGAAGCGGCAGGAAACATAAGTATGAACTACTTGAGAAGCATGTTCACTGATGATTTTTTCACCATGTATCCGCAAGAATTTTTTGCATCAATATCCAATCAATGGTTCAGTGATACCTTACACACCCTAGAACTTGGCCTAACAAGATTCTCAAACGGATACACAGAACCAATCAACCAATTCCTCTTCTTCGCGGATATTTACTCCGCTGGAGGTAACCAAACGTTGTTCTACACATTGGACGTAGAAGGTAACATAACGAAGACGATTATACCGTTGACACGGGATGCTAATGGACACATAAATTCCTTGTATTTTAACAGGACAAGATACTGCTTCACCCTAGACCAACAAGGCAACGTATTGGGCTTCAATTCTACACCGTGCAGTGTCTCGTCAATTGAAAGCAAACTTGTTGATGCTCCAGTAGACAAGGTCTATTTCTTGTACGCTGATCCCGTATTTATGACGCGACCAGAAGCAGCTTATGATATGATATCTGGTGGAATTGTTTATGGTCTCTGTGCAAACATTCAACACCAAGGCTTCAACACAACAAAGGATTGGCTACTAGATACTGGTGCGATAAACGCCACAACAATACGTAATGCAACAATCGCCATGTTTGGAGGTACGTTCCCTCATGCTTCAGTTAGATTTTATGTAGAAGACGCTGAGTTAACACCTATCAAAGAAGGATGGAATTCTACGCATTTCTGGTTTGAAAATCGGACCGGTAATAGAGTTGCTTCTTTGTCTTGGGCAACGGTGGCTGCGGGTCATGAGGACTTTTTCGTTATTGAAGTGTTCACGGAATGTAACAACACTTTCCTATTCATATACGGTGTTGATTGGAGAGGAACATGGGCGGGAGGAATATACTTCAAAGAAGTGATGGTGGAGAACCTTTCCGACTACGAAAAACAATATTATATCTACCATTGGGTTGACGACTCTGACCAAGACAGTATCCCGCAAAGCCCAGAGATAACAATGACATCATCTGGATAGGTAATGTCCTGAACATGCATGCAAAGACTTGAGAAAGCAACTTCTATGGGTTATAGAATATTGTTTCGGAAATTTTAAGTGTTTGAAACTACACAATTATAACAAGAAGGGAGGAAATTGAATAGAAAAGCAGTTTCTGGAATAATGTATGCATGTAATACTTAGTTAGGCGGCATTGAAATGAAAAAGAAAATCTTGGCTGTTTTCATCTCGGTGCTTTTGTCGGCCATGTTTTGTTCACGCTTCGTCCTGACTGCATCTGACTCCGAAGGAGCAACTCTAATTATGGGAACGACGGATTCTGTGGAGTCTACCATCGATCCGGCTCAAGCTTACGACTTCTTTGGGTGGGAGATAATCCAAAACACAGGCTGCACCTTGGTGGAGGTCGAACCTGGCTCATCGGCTACAGCGGAAGACTATAACCCAGCGTTGGCAACCTCGTGGACAACAAGTTCAGACCTGAAAACTTGGACCTTCACCCTCAGAAAAAGCGTCCTATTTGATGATGGAACAGAGTTCAATGCAACTCATGTAAAATACAGTTTCGATAGGTCTATGGGAATTGCCAGTCCTGATGGCCCTCAACTCAACATGGAGTACGGCGCTATCATAGATAATGTGGACGTCGTAAGTAAATACGTGGTCAAGTTTAACCTGAAAATACCCTTCGGCCCATTCCTAGCGTTAATGGCATGCCAAGCATCTTCTATCGTTAATCCGGAGTACGCTGAAGGATGGAAAACAAACTGGAGTGTGAACGATATAGTTTACTACACGGCAGGCGACCCACGGGCGAGCACTCCAATGGATTTGGGACCATACGTGTTGACGAAATGGACGCGAGTTAGCGGAAAGGATCACGAAATGACATTGGAAGCGAACCCCAACTACTGGAAAAAGGCCGCAGGATTACCGAAAACGGAGAAAATAATCATCAAGTTCTACGCTGACGCTACAGCACTCCGACTAGCTATCGAAGTTGGCGATATTGACGTAGCGTTCAGGCATCTCAGGGCAACGGACATAGAAGACCTTAAGGCTAATCCGGATTTGAAGGTCTGGCAGGGCGTGGGAACAGCCATTCAGTACATGATCTTCCAGCAAGACCCCTTGGCTGGTTTACCTCAGCTTGACGATTCGAGGGTGAGGAGAGCCCTAACAGCCTGTTTAGATAGGCCAGAAGTATGCACTACGGTGTTCCTCGACCAAGCGTATCCTCTGTATAGCATGATACCAACGGGAATGATGGGGCGTCCCGAAGGGGTGCCTGGTCCGTTCAAGGTACTTGGAGACGCTAACTACACCTATGCTAAGAGCTTGCTTGCCGATCTGGGCTACAACGAGGCGAACAAATTGGAAGTCGAGCTGTGGTACGAAACGAGTGGTCACTATCCTTCAAGCCCAGACCAAGCTGCCCTCTACAAGGAGCAAATTGAAGCAAGTGGAGTAATATCGGTGACCCTCAAGTCTGCTGACTGGCCACACTACAGGACAAATAGAAACGAAGGGGTTATGCACGTCTTCATATACGGATGGTACCCCGACTACATAGACCCAGACAACTACTGCTTCCTCTATAGCGCGCATGCTGCATGGCTGAACCACCATTATGCTAAATATAACGCAACGAACAATTACATTGCGCTGAAGGCCGCATACGACGCAGCACGTGCCACAACAAACGACACTGAGAGAATAAGTCTGTATAACGAGCTTGAAGACTATGCTGTGGAAGACTGCCCGCTCGTTCCAATATGGCAAGGGGCCGCTTGGGCCGTAACAAAGCCAAACATCAAAGGCGTTTACCTAGACATAACACAGAGCTGGCGAATGTGGTACCTATACTCGACGCCCGCATACATGCCTGATACAATTTTACCTTTAGCAGACACCTACGTTGACGCTTTTTCAGTCGATACAGCCTACGGCGATAGAGACTATTTGGAGGTTGCAGACTATGCAAGCGGATTCTCCATCACTTCGTTAATGTTTGACATTTCAGAAGTCCCTGACAATCCGGACCCATCATTTAGAGCACAGCTACGGCTCTACTGCTTCAATATTGCTGATCCACTCACCGTTGGCGTGCACTGGTGCGTAAACAACACGTGGAGCGAAGAAGACCTAAACTTCATCTCATTCAGCGAATTCTTCAGAACCAGTCTAGCAGATATTGTCAGAGTCGACTCTGTAGATACATGGTATGAATGGAACGTGACTAGCTTCATCCGGACGGCAAGAGAGGAAAACTACGAAAGAATAACATTAGCTTTAGAGGTTCAAGACACCCTTGACGGAACAGCACTCTCGCAATTCGCCTCAAAAGACCAAGCGACACCTGAAATGCTCGAGTACAGTCCACAACTTGCCTATTCCATGCATGCATCTTCTAATGGCTATCCTGTTGCTCCCGATTTCATTTTGACTGATATTGACGGAAATTCATTCTCGCTTAGCGATTATCATGGTAGAGTCGTTCTTCTGAATTTCTTCGCAACATGGTGTGCGCCTTGCGTGTATCAAATCCCACATTTAGCAGAGATAAACAGAAACTACAATAGCGGCAAGGTTAAGATCATGTCAATTAGTTCCTCAAGCGACAGCGAAGCCGATCTTCAACAGTTCAGAAATACACACGGAATGGATTGGATCGTTGCCAGAGATACAGATGGAGTATTTGATAAGTACAATGTTTCTTACATTACAACACTTGTGATCATCGACCAAGATGGCTACATCCGTTATAGACATGTAGGATTTACTGAGGCATCAGTCCTTTCTCAAGAAATGCATGAATGCATGCCGGATCCAGAAGATTACACGAAAGAATACGAGAGTACTGTTGCCCACTGGCAGAGCAAATTCTACACGTTTGATGCGTCAGCAGGTCAAACAGCTACAATCGTCACTACAAGTAGGGGTTCCCTTTCAGAAGTCCATGTCTATGTGAGATATAATGATGAATTGATTTCTTGGAGAACGGTTGGAAGCATGCAATCAAAAACGATTCAGTTCATGGTGGCTCTGAGTAGAACATACCAAATTGAGGTTTATGGTTCAAATATAGGTGAAGTTTTTTGGGGAGCGCATGGGAATCGTTTCAGGCTGGAAATCACAGTTAGCTTTGGGAATTTTAAGCGAGGTAACGAAATCGGTATAATTGTGAATAATTATCATGGGTCACTTTATACTGTTGGAGGGGTAGGGGAATATTCCAACTCAGTTGGATTTATTGGAAATAGATGGGGGTCAACAATAATTCAACCGCCCTACACTCGTGAGAAAAATAGAGGTTTCAACGCTATAGTT
This genomic stretch from Candidatus Bathyarchaeota archaeon harbors:
- a CDS encoding redoxin domain-containing protein: MKKKILAVFISVLLSAMFCSRFVLTASDSEGATLIMGTTDSVESTIDPAQAYDFFGWEIIQNTGCTLVEVEPGSSATAEDYNPALATSWTTSSDLKTWTFTLRKSVLFDDGTEFNATHVKYSFDRSMGIASPDGPQLNMEYGAIIDNVDVVSKYVVKFNLKIPFGPFLALMACQASSIVNPEYAEGWKTNWSVNDIVYYTAGDPRASTPMDLGPYVLTKWTRVSGKDHEMTLEANPNYWKKAAGLPKTEKIIIKFYADATALRLAIEVGDIDVAFRHLRATDIEDLKANPDLKVWQGVGTAIQYMIFQQDPLAGLPQLDDSRVRRALTACLDRPEVCTTVFLDQAYPLYSMIPTGMMGRPEGVPGPFKVLGDANYTYAKSLLADLGYNEANKLEVELWYETSGHYPSSPDQAALYKEQIEASGVISVTLKSADWPHYRTNRNEGVMHVFIYGWYPDYIDPDNYCFLYSAHAAWLNHHYAKYNATNNYIALKAAYDAARATTNDTERISLYNELEDYAVEDCPLVPIWQGAAWAVTKPNIKGVYLDITQSWRMWYLYSTPAYMPDTILPLADTYVDAFSVDTAYGDRDYLEVADYASGFSITSLMFDISEVPDNPDPSFRAQLRLYCFNIADPLTVGVHWCVNNTWSEEDLNFISFSEFFRTSLADIVRVDSVDTWYEWNVTSFIRTAREENYERITLALEVQDTLDGTALSQFASKDQATPEMLEYSPQLAYSMHASSNGYPVAPDFILTDIDGNSFSLSDYHGRVVLLNFFATWCAPCVYQIPHLAEINRNYNSGKVKIMSISSSSDSEADLQQFRNTHGMDWIVARDTDGVFDKYNVSYITTLVIIDQDGYIRYRHVGFTEASVLSQEMHECMPDPEDYTKEYESTVAHWQSKFYTFDASAGQTATIVTTSRGSLSEVHVYVRYNDELISWRTVGSMQSKTIQFMVALSRTYQIEVYGSNIGEVFWGAHGNRFRLEITVSFGNFKRGNEIGIIVNNYHGSLYTVGGVGEYSNSVGFIGNRWGSTIIQPPYTREKNRGFNAIVVFYDEHYEDRFTSDFGPVAINALVDHVNNGGSLFVQQHGLHDNLMILLSNFDISIILSGVRKQAEDNEIYWVNHPIFYDIDSLSGGIYSGITHRTNQSGREIGFVHGTDSFAATYEDSGKIISYSGSIFENDFFHKKDNSLLLKNTIDWLLDENEPFVEEPPLPRQFLREKWVNNDIETYSGLSHTLRLHDEDLYVFGSDRSIQSLNTDDGQEVWKYALDSYAHDAISDGQKVYIATSDAIYALDFHTGDLVWNRPYSVSSGLCLYDDMLFFGSGSSLFSVESSDGDLIWRLDVEIEARPVMLNDRLIVGGDHLVEARDPETGALLWRSWMYGEMYGWNPPAVSEDYDLFFCGTASGHVCAFEGSSGEILWDFWTGSAIHNSLVLSDNDDLYAYPENGVLFSLNMFSGKVNWFRFLDDNRDYEDYLPSPTYVNASVLITSRKNMYMFDVSTGGELYKRGFNSEIETEAMVKETEQRYLIIATTIGGSIYALQSLTSNALGSLQVEVEGAHPGALILYDSKWNEITRVHPSGSTHTFFGLKPGIYHVEARRYDMWIGEAVNIGVNEEQTSTRVVTPLALRHVNVTGYYSDGVTPLSGGKVRIYSYDHEHDSYNYRDEILLGDNGKRFIVFWPTSKAGEHYKILVFYNGNQVGSNSNVTVDKDVDSEITFITDASFEGTRISPQHISLIGQETRVSCWAASSAMVLNFYGTYSGREYSRDIDFASEIGLLWDWYYYHTGLKEVELIPFIGRWESTMERLGRLDFYRDSDLTFEDVMDDMHNNRPIMALYYDHGVGHVVVIVGYVDRPGSDDDSVVINDPSPLGEGEVQIKPWKDVKARMLYALGPIRINAIRTLSQTIEGTILVFQESQHKLYLHIYDSQERHVGMNYTLDKVEVEIPDAKYLDFNTTTMVVLPPNISDFRYVIDAKYATEVIEDYSLVITSLRQGTLISEIKKSGVIEQGDEIEDTLYVSTGGSISGIETKSWWMGYAPWLIFGAICIVVASASVIFRRRGKNTKD
- a CDS encoding DUF167 domain-containing protein — translated: MKLTQVPQGTIIEIRVKPKSRQFRMKLNDELVIFCRETPVKGRVNKELVKQLSRLFKKKVEIISGFTSKQKRVLVRDAEVKEVEKLLKHGA